One Anthonomus grandis grandis chromosome 15, icAntGran1.3, whole genome shotgun sequence DNA segment encodes these proteins:
- the LOC126745126 gene encoding G protein-activated inward rectifier potassium channel 2-like isoform X2 — translation MMVWNPVWLSETGEQFTRKPYLTWINRKYPKRAILKDGRKNIYINKMGCTHKWRYFQDIFTTLMDAQWRWILQFLALEFFGSWLIFALIWWLIALVHGDLLEEHLPEMQEKTGWTPCVLNIYGFHSAFLWSMETQHTTGYGTRVITEECPEAIFILMCQCLIGIVFAKLIRSKHAANTIQFSRNAVITPKEGKLRFVFRVGDLKKSRLVRVKVRAILLNNERTQEGEIIQSFQTELSLKTDDSSNQPFLIWPMEVYHEIDEYSPLQNLTNPEIMKTQKIEIIVVLEGVVESTGVSIAAKSSYVGSEILWNCQFEPMVTYNIYKECYEVNWSKFDCIRLLGSLEMQNTEVNEEGRYIF, via the exons atgatgGTTTGGAATCCAGTGTGGTTGAGTGAGACAGGTGAACAATTCACGAG AAAACCTTACTTAACATGGATAAACAGAAAGTACCCAAAACGAGCCATATTAAAAGACGGTcgcaaaaatatttacataaacaaaatGGGCTGTACGCATAAATGGAGGTACTTTCAAGATATTTTTACCACTCTTATGGACGCGCAATGGAGGTGGATCTTACAATTCCTCG cattagaattttttggtaGTTGGCTAATTTTCGCTCTAATTTGGTGGCTGATCGCTCTTGTACACGGAGATCTTCTTGAGGAGCACTTACCAGAAATGCAAGAGAAGACCG GTTGGACTCCTTGCGTCCTAAACATCTATGGTTTCCATTCGGCTTTTTTATGGTCTATGGAAACCCAGCACACCACAGGATACGGCACAAGAGTGATCACTGAAGAATGTCCTGAGGCCATTTTTATACTGATGTGTCAATGTCTCATAG GCATAGTATTTGCGAAATTAATCCGTTCGAAACATGCTGCCAATACCATCCAGTTCTCCAGGAATGCCGTTATAACGCCTAAGGAAGGAAAGCTTCGTTTTGTGTTTAGAGTGggtgacttaaaaaaaagtagacTCGTTAGGGTTAAAGTCAGAGCAATTCTTCTTAACAATGAGAGAACCCAAGAGGGAGAAATCATTCAAAGTTTCCAAACAG agTTATCCCTTAAAACAGACGATAGCTCTAACCAGCCATTTCTGATCTGGCCCATGGAAGTCTATCATGAAATCGACGAATACTCTCCCTTACAGAATCTGACCAATCCAGAAATAATGAAAACacaaaaaatcgaaattattGTGGTGTTAGAGGGTGTCGTTGAAAGCACCG GCGTGTCCATTGCGGCAAAATCGAGCTACGTGGGAAGCGAAATTTTATGGAATTGCCAGTTTGAACCAATGGTGACTTATAACATCTATAAGGAGTGTTACGAGGTTAATTGGAGCAAGTTTGATTGTATCAGATTGTTGGGGTCTTTGGAAATGCAGAATACTGAGGTCAACGAAGAGGGCAGATACATTTTCTAA
- the LOC126745126 gene encoding ATP-sensitive inward rectifier potassium channel 12-like isoform X1, with translation MMVWNPVWLSETGEQFTRKPYLTWINRKYPKRAILKDGRKNIYINKMGCTHKWRYFQDIFTTLMDAQWRWILQFLALEFFGSWLIFALIWWLIALVHGDLLEEHLPEMQEKTGWTPCVLNIYGFHSAFLWSMETQHTTGYGTRVITEECPEAIFILMCQCLIGTTLDTFAISIVFAKLIRSKHAANTIQFSRNAVITPKEGKLRFVFRVGDLKKSRLVRVKVRAILLNNERTQEGEIIQSFQTELSLKTDDSSNQPFLIWPMEVYHEIDEYSPLQNLTNPEIMKTQKIEIIVVLEGVVESTGVSIAAKSSYVGSEILWNCQFEPMVTYNIYKECYEVNWSKFDCIRLLGSLEMQNTEVNEEGRYIF, from the exons atgatgGTTTGGAATCCAGTGTGGTTGAGTGAGACAGGTGAACAATTCACGAG AAAACCTTACTTAACATGGATAAACAGAAAGTACCCAAAACGAGCCATATTAAAAGACGGTcgcaaaaatatttacataaacaaaatGGGCTGTACGCATAAATGGAGGTACTTTCAAGATATTTTTACCACTCTTATGGACGCGCAATGGAGGTGGATCTTACAATTCCTCG cattagaattttttggtaGTTGGCTAATTTTCGCTCTAATTTGGTGGCTGATCGCTCTTGTACACGGAGATCTTCTTGAGGAGCACTTACCAGAAATGCAAGAGAAGACCG GTTGGACTCCTTGCGTCCTAAACATCTATGGTTTCCATTCGGCTTTTTTATGGTCTATGGAAACCCAGCACACCACAGGATACGGCACAAGAGTGATCACTGAAGAATGTCCTGAGGCCATTTTTATACTGATGTGTCAATGTCTCATAGGTACCACTTTGGATACATTTGCAATTA GCATAGTATTTGCGAAATTAATCCGTTCGAAACATGCTGCCAATACCATCCAGTTCTCCAGGAATGCCGTTATAACGCCTAAGGAAGGAAAGCTTCGTTTTGTGTTTAGAGTGggtgacttaaaaaaaagtagacTCGTTAGGGTTAAAGTCAGAGCAATTCTTCTTAACAATGAGAGAACCCAAGAGGGAGAAATCATTCAAAGTTTCCAAACAG agTTATCCCTTAAAACAGACGATAGCTCTAACCAGCCATTTCTGATCTGGCCCATGGAAGTCTATCATGAAATCGACGAATACTCTCCCTTACAGAATCTGACCAATCCAGAAATAATGAAAACacaaaaaatcgaaattattGTGGTGTTAGAGGGTGTCGTTGAAAGCACCG GCGTGTCCATTGCGGCAAAATCGAGCTACGTGGGAAGCGAAATTTTATGGAATTGCCAGTTTGAACCAATGGTGACTTATAACATCTATAAGGAGTGTTACGAGGTTAATTGGAGCAAGTTTGATTGTATCAGATTGTTGGGGTCTTTGGAAATGCAGAATACTGAGGTCAACGAAGAGGGCAGATACATTTTCTAA